GGTGGACGCGGCGATCCGGGCGGTGCCCGGCGCGGGCGGCACCCGGATCTGCGTGTCGATGCTGGACGCGTCCGGACGGTTCGACGCCGAGGCCGACGCGAATCGGCGGGAGAGCCTGCTGCGGGCGGTGCTGAACAGCCTGGACACCGCGGTGTTCGCCTGCGACCGGGACGGGCGGCCGCTGTTCGCCAACCCGGCGCTGCTGCGGATGCTGGACGCCAAGCACACGTCGCTCGACGACGCGGTCACCCGGCTGCGCGAGCACGTCCGCCGGGTGGGTGGAGAACGGCTCGAGTCGGCGGATTACCCGAGCACCCGAGCGCTCGCCGGGGAGAGCGTGCGCGACGTCAAACTCGCGTTCGCCCGGCCGGGGCGGCCGACGCGGTACTTCCTCGCGAACGCGGAGCGGATCGTGGTGGGTGCGGAGGCGAGCGGAGCGGTCGTTGCGCTGCGTGACGTCACGGCTTCTCGTCGGGAGCAGCACCTGCGCGACTGCGAGCTCGACGTCGCCCGGCTGCTGGTTCGGGCCGGGTACTCGCCCGAGATGGCGCACCGCATCGTCGGCAAGGTCGCGGCCACCCACCCGCGGACGCGCGTCCGACTCTGGCTCGTCGATCCGGCGACGGAGGAGGCGGACGCCGCCGACGAAGAGCTGGAACTGGTCGCGGACTCCGCCGCGGGACGGGACGAGTACGCCCGGCTGCGACGCGGCGACGGGCATGTCGGCGCAGCCTGGGCCACCGCCGAATCCGCGTTCCGGCTCCCCCCGGACGGCGGTTCGGCTGCGGACGGTTCGTCCGCGGGGGAGGAGTCGGTGAGCGTCGCAGTGCCGGTCCGCGGAGCCCACGGGGTGCTCGGCGTCCTCGACGCGGAGCTGCCCGCCGACACCGACCCGGACGAGATCGCGTCCCACCTCATCCGGATCGCCGCCGACCTCGGTTATCACCTCGCCCGGTGGCGCTCGGCCTGACGGGGCTCACTCCCGCGGGTACCGGGCCTCGATGCCGTCCAACATGATGTCGATCGTCAGCGCGAACAGCGCGGACGACGTCTGCGGCTCGGTCCGGTCGGCCAGCGCGGTCACCGTCGGGTACCGGGCAGCGGGCTGGTCCCGGTAGACCTCCGGGCGCAACGGCTCGGGCCGGTCCATCTCGCCGGTGGCCCGTTGGGCGGCGAACACGGCCTGGCCCAGGACGGTGGTCACGATGACCGTGTAGATCGGCTGCACGTCGACCGGGCGGAACCCGTAGTCGAGCATCCGGCGCAGGCTGACCTCACGCCCGCGGACGGCGTTCGGGCCGAGCAACGGGGTACGCAGCACGACCGGCAGCACGTGGGGATGGGCGAGCAGCGTCCCCCGCAGTAAATGTGCCTGGTTCCGGAAGTCCTCCCGCCAGGTGGGCTTCGGCGTTCCGAACTCCACCTCGCCGAGCACACGATCGACGACCTCGACGAGGAGCTCCTCGCGGTTGGCGACGTGCCGGTAGAGCGACGCCGCGCCGGTGCCCAGCTGGTCGGCGAGCCGACGCATGGTGAGTGCGGGAAGTCCTTCGGCGTCGACGATCGCCAGCGCGGTCCGGGTGATGTGCTCGGTCGTCAGACCGCCCGGACGGTGGCGACGCCGATCGCGGGCGGCCCGGCGGGCCCGCCACCATGCAGCACTCCCCGGCGGCAGGTCACTCCGAGTGACTTCGGTCTCGGTCACCGCAGGGCCGGTCGAGGAGTTCATCGGCTCATCTTGACGCATTGCAGAAGAGTTTTATTATTGCGCGAACGTTGTTCGCATTAGGCGCGGTGAAGTCAGGGGTGGGCTCCGCGACGCCACGAGCA
This region of Cryptosporangium minutisporangium genomic DNA includes:
- a CDS encoding PAS domain-containing protein — protein: MSEDGELYDERRLAAVDRATAILAGVPLSMDAIAGAAASVAGAPIGVVSLVDGEWDRLVGLHGVDGVFALTRRIAVADSLCRTVVASGKPVWISDTMTDPRAAGAAVVSYLGIGAFAGVPLRGSNGAVVGSVCALDVVPRDWTTGHQAALDGVAATTGLLPGVAGVAAELTVNLLDLVPLLDALAESFVVVDGDGAILAWNAAAATMFGWTREQALGRLLHELLFPDRDAVTIRAILATLAALPSSPAGMRRRQTMWATTREGRRMPVDAAIRAVPGAGGTRICVSMLDASGRFDAEADANRRESLLRAVLNSLDTAVFACDRDGRPLFANPALLRMLDAKHTSLDDAVTRLREHVRRVGGERLESADYPSTRALAGESVRDVKLAFARPGRPTRYFLANAERIVVGAEASGAVVALRDVTASRREQHLRDCELDVARLLVRAGYSPEMAHRIVGKVAATHPRTRVRLWLVDPATEEADAADEELELVADSAAGRDEYARLRRGDGHVGAAWATAESAFRLPPDGGSAADGSSAGEESVSVAVPVRGAHGVLGVLDAELPADTDPDEIASHLIRIAADLGYHLARWRSA
- a CDS encoding TetR/AcrR family transcriptional regulator, whose protein sequence is MNSSTGPAVTETEVTRSDLPPGSAAWWRARRAARDRRRHRPGGLTTEHITRTALAIVDAEGLPALTMRRLADQLGTGAASLYRHVANREELLVEVVDRVLGEVEFGTPKPTWREDFRNQAHLLRGTLLAHPHVLPVVLRTPLLGPNAVRGREVSLRRMLDYGFRPVDVQPIYTVIVTTVLGQAVFAAQRATGEMDRPEPLRPEVYRDQPAARYPTVTALADRTEPQTSSALFALTIDIMLDGIEARYPRE